One window from the genome of Burkholderiales bacterium encodes:
- a CDS encoding MarC family protein, which translates to MLDWTQLVKLTVTLVAIVDPIAALPVFLSATGGLSRAARNRVAVTVTLTVFGVLTASALFGKEVLALFGISLPSFQIGGGILFLLLAVSMLQAKESWIRQTPAEAEEAIERAGLAIVPLAIPLLAGPGAITTMIIAAHESPSALSRLGLLLPAALIAAVVWLTLISANRISERLGQTGINIITRVMGLIIAAIAIEFIYKGLVELFPKLR; encoded by the coding sequence ATGCTGGACTGGACTCAACTTGTCAAATTGACAGTGACGCTCGTTGCCATCGTTGACCCGATCGCGGCCTTGCCGGTGTTCTTGAGCGCCACAGGCGGACTGAGCCGCGCCGCACGCAACCGCGTGGCAGTAACGGTAACCTTGACCGTGTTCGGAGTACTGACCGCTTCCGCACTGTTCGGAAAAGAGGTTCTCGCCCTGTTCGGCATCAGCCTGCCTTCCTTTCAGATCGGCGGAGGTATCTTGTTCCTGTTGCTCGCTGTTTCCATGCTGCAGGCCAAGGAGAGCTGGATCCGGCAGACCCCGGCCGAAGCCGAGGAAGCGATCGAGCGGGCGGGACTGGCGATTGTGCCGCTTGCCATTCCGCTGCTCGCCGGTCCGGGAGCCATCACCACCATGATCATCGCGGCTCATGAATCGCCGAGCGCACTTTCCCGTCTCGGCCTGCTCTTGCCTGCGGCGCTGATCGCCGCCGTGGTGTGGCTCACACTGATCTCCGCCAACCGGATCTCCGAGCGGCTCGGCCAGACCGGTATCAATATCATCACGCGCGTCATGGGTCTGATCATTGCGGCAATCGCCATCGAGTTCATCTACAAAGGCCTGGTCGAGTTGTTCCCGAAGCTGCGCTGA
- the secF gene encoding protein translocase subunit SecF yields the protein MEFFRIRNDIPFMRHALVFNVISLITFLLAVFFLATRGLHLGVEFTGGTVMEVNYGHEAQIAKIRDTLGRAGLGDAVVQSFGSSQTALIRLPVKPNVSGAQLSETVIKALREDDPTVELRRVDFVGSQVGRELVENGALALLLVSLGIVAYLALRFEWKFGVAAIIANLHDVVIILGFFALFQWEFSLPVLAAVLAVLGYSVNESVVVFDRIRENFRKLRKASTPEIINNAITRTMSRTIITHGSTQIMVTSMLIFGGDTLFYFALALTIGILFGIYSSVLVASPIVMWLGVTREDLVRPERKKEEAVV from the coding sequence ATGGAGTTCTTCCGGATCCGAAACGACATTCCCTTCATGCGTCATGCGCTGGTTTTCAACGTGATCTCGTTGATTACCTTCCTGCTCGCGGTGTTCTTCCTCGCCACCCGTGGACTACACCTCGGCGTCGAGTTCACCGGCGGTACGGTCATGGAAGTGAACTACGGACATGAGGCACAGATCGCAAAGATTCGGGACACCTTGGGGCGTGCCGGCCTCGGCGACGCGGTGGTGCAGAGTTTTGGTAGCTCGCAGACCGCACTGATCCGGTTGCCGGTGAAGCCCAACGTGAGTGGTGCTCAGCTTTCCGAAACGGTCATCAAGGCGCTCAGGGAGGACGACCCGACCGTGGAGCTGCGTCGAGTGGACTTTGTCGGGTCGCAGGTGGGGCGTGAGTTGGTGGAAAACGGCGCGCTGGCGCTGCTGCTCGTTTCGCTCGGGATCGTTGCCTATCTGGCTTTGCGCTTTGAGTGGAAATTCGGCGTCGCGGCGATCATCGCCAACTTGCACGACGTGGTGATCATTCTGGGATTCTTTGCGCTGTTCCAGTGGGAGTTCTCGCTGCCGGTGCTGGCGGCGGTCCTGGCGGTGCTAGGGTATTCCGTCAACGAGTCTGTCGTGGTATTCGACCGCATTCGCGAAAACTTCCGCAAATTGCGCAAGGCTTCCACGCCCGAGATCATCAACAATGCGATCACGCGCACGATGTCGCGCACGATCATCACTCACGGCAGCACTCAGATCATGGTGACGTCGATGCTGATTTTCGGAGGCGACACGCTCTTCTACTTCGCGTTGGCACTTACCATCGGTATTCTGTTCGGCATCTATTCTTCCGTTCTGGTGGCAAGTCCCATCGTCATGTGGCTGGGCGTGACGCGCGAGGATCTGGTCAGGCCGGAAAGGAAGAAGGAAGAGGCTGTCGTATAA
- a CDS encoding NUDIX hydrolase yields MIWKPDVTVAAIIEADGRFLLVEERTREGVKLNQPAGHLEPHESLIEGAVREALEETAYDFVPEHLIGIYRWSKTDGKVTYLRFAFAGKLGERHAKRRLDTGIVRAVWLTIDEIHASQQRHRSPLVLRCVDDYLRGRRFPLDLLVHCD; encoded by the coding sequence ATGATCTGGAAACCGGATGTCACCGTGGCCGCCATCATCGAAGCAGATGGTCGGTTTCTCCTGGTCGAGGAGCGTACTCGCGAGGGCGTGAAACTCAATCAGCCGGCAGGGCACCTGGAACCTCACGAATCTCTGATCGAGGGTGCGGTGCGCGAAGCGCTCGAAGAAACCGCCTATGACTTCGTGCCTGAGCATTTGATCGGCATCTACCGCTGGAGCAAGACGGACGGCAAGGTCACCTATCTGCGTTTCGCCTTTGCCGGCAAGCTCGGCGAGCGGCACGCGAAGCGGCGGCTCGACACCGGGATCGTGCGTGCGGTATGGCTTACGATCGACGAGATCCACGCCAGCCAGCAGCGTCATCGCAGCCCGCTGGTCCTGCGCTGTGTCGACGACTACCTGCGCGGCAGGCGGTTTCCGCTGGATCTGCTGGTGCACTGCGACTGA
- a CDS encoding DedA family protein, whose translation MDLLAGLLDLLLHLDQHLRELVQSYGTWVYAILFAIVFLETGLVVTPFLPGDSLLFVGGTLAAAGQLNVHWLAVLLTLAGILGDSVNYAIGRYIGPRVFHFEDSRFFKRAYLEKTHAYFERHGGKTIVLARFIPIIRTYAPFVAGVGQMNYRRFLAFNIAGGILWVVSLTYAGYYFGNLPFVKDNLTAIILGIVLVSIMPGVIEYRRQRRAVARTAG comes from the coding sequence GTGGATCTGCTGGCCGGCCTTCTCGACTTGCTGCTGCACCTGGACCAGCATCTTCGGGAACTCGTCCAAAGCTACGGTACTTGGGTCTACGCGATTCTGTTCGCGATCGTGTTCCTCGAGACCGGGCTGGTCGTCACGCCCTTCCTGCCCGGCGATTCACTGCTGTTTGTCGGCGGGACCCTGGCGGCGGCAGGACAACTCAACGTCCATTGGCTGGCCGTACTGCTCACGCTTGCCGGAATTCTGGGCGATTCGGTCAACTATGCGATCGGCCGTTACATCGGGCCGCGGGTCTTCCACTTCGAGGATTCCCGCTTCTTCAAGCGCGCCTATTTGGAGAAAACTCACGCCTACTTCGAGCGCCATGGAGGCAAAACTATCGTTCTCGCGCGCTTCATTCCCATCATCCGGACCTATGCGCCTTTCGTGGCCGGAGTGGGACAAATGAATTACCGCCGCTTCCTCGCGTTTAACATCGCCGGTGGCATACTCTGGGTCGTGTCGCTGACCTACGCCGGTTACTACTTCGGCAATCTTCCCTTCGTCAAGGACAATCTGACCGCCATCATTCTCGGGATCGTATTGGTGTCGATCATGCCCGGTGTGATCGAGTACCGGCGGCAGCGGCGCGCGGTCGCCAGGACCGCGGGTTAG
- the mnmA gene encoding tRNA 2-thiouridine(34) synthase MnmA produces MGKQRVIIGMSGGVDSSVAAWLLKQQGYEVVGLFMKNWDDDDDEQYCTSRQDLIDAVSVAELIGIEIEAVNFTAEYKERVFSSFLAEYRAGRTPNPDVLCNAEIKFKAFLEHALKLGADRIATGHYAQLREVDGLYQLLKAEDGLKDQSYFLYRLNQDQLARTLFPLGTMHKRDVRALARKLGLPNYDKKDSTGICFIGERPFREFLSRYLPSEPGDITTVEGRVIGRHMGLMYYTIGQRQGLGIGGPGQAWYVAGKDIQRNRLVVVQGREHPALLSSALIASELSWISGRPPHTHWVYGAKTRYRQKDAPCEIERVDADHCEVRFAEPQWAVTPGQSLVVYESRVCLGGGIIARAVPVTDDLPAQAELQAG; encoded by the coding sequence ATGGGCAAGCAACGGGTCATCATCGGCATGTCCGGCGGAGTGGATTCCTCGGTCGCGGCATGGCTGCTCAAGCAACAGGGCTACGAAGTCGTCGGGTTGTTCATGAAAAACTGGGACGACGATGATGACGAGCAGTATTGCACCTCGCGCCAGGATCTGATCGACGCGGTTTCGGTCGCGGAACTCATTGGCATCGAGATCGAGGCGGTGAATTTCACCGCGGAGTATAAGGAGCGCGTGTTCTCCAGCTTTCTGGCGGAGTATCGCGCCGGACGAACGCCCAATCCCGACGTACTGTGCAATGCCGAGATCAAATTCAAGGCGTTTCTCGAGCACGCGCTGAAGCTTGGAGCCGACCGGATCGCCACCGGACATTATGCGCAGTTGCGAGAGGTCGACGGACTGTACCAGCTGCTGAAGGCCGAGGATGGACTCAAGGATCAAAGCTACTTTCTTTACCGCCTCAATCAGGATCAACTCGCGCGGACGCTCTTTCCCCTGGGCACCATGCACAAACGTGACGTGCGCGCACTGGCGAGGAAGCTCGGATTGCCCAATTACGACAAGAAGGACTCGACTGGCATCTGTTTTATCGGCGAGCGCCCGTTCCGCGAATTTCTCAGTCGCTACCTTCCGAGCGAGCCGGGTGACATCACGACCGTCGAAGGTCGCGTGATAGGCCGGCACATGGGCTTGATGTATTACACGATCGGACAGCGGCAAGGGCTGGGAATCGGGGGACCAGGACAGGCGTGGTATGTCGCCGGCAAGGACATCCAACGCAACCGGTTGGTCGTGGTTCAGGGCCGCGAACATCCCGCGCTGCTGTCCAGCGCGCTGATCGCCTCGGAACTCTCGTGGATCAGTGGACGCCCGCCACACACGCACTGGGTCTACGGTGCCAAGACCCGCTATCGGCAGAAGGACGCGCCCTGCGAGATCGAGCGTGTCGATGCAGATCACTGCGAGGTACGTTTCGCCGAACCGCAGTGGGCGGTGACGCCGGGACAGTCGCTGGTAGTCTACGAAAGCCGTGTCTGTCTCGGCGGTGGCATCATTGCTCGCGCGGTTCCGGTAACAGACGACCTTCCAGCACAAGCCGAGCTTCAGGCTGGCTGA
- the purB gene encoding adenylosuccinate lyase codes for MGFTPLTALSPLDGRYHGKTAPLADYFSEFALIRYRVRVEVEWLKALCAAEALREIHPLSNSAIARLEGLVENFSLADAEAIKAWEARINHDVKAIEYWLREKLALDPETARVARFVHFACTSEDINNLCHALMLRDSRARVALPLMDRLIDALSALADSTADMPMLSRTHGQPATPTTLGKELANFAYRLGRQRRRLAAIRLSAKINGAVGNYNAHLAAYPDFDWESFARAFVEQLDLEFNPYTTQIEPHDVIAELFDAYAAFNVVLLDLDRDIWGYISLGYFRQHTTEGEVGSSTMPHKVNPIDFENSEGNLGIANALLRHLSEKLPISRWQRDLTDSTALRNMGVALGHSILAYDSCLRGLGKLQPDPARLAEDLDVNWEVLAEAIQTVMKRYGVEDAYEQLKALTRGRSGMTREALHEFLRALSIPPAEKQRLLRLAPSAYTGLASALARRLARSRF; via the coding sequence ATGGGGTTCACGCCGCTGACGGCGTTGTCGCCGCTTGACGGGCGTTATCACGGCAAGACCGCGCCCCTCGCCGATTACTTCAGCGAGTTCGCGTTGATCCGCTATCGGGTTCGCGTGGAAGTGGAGTGGCTCAAAGCGCTGTGCGCGGCAGAAGCGCTGCGCGAGATCCACCCGCTGTCGAACTCTGCGATCGCCCGTCTCGAAGGACTGGTGGAAAACTTTTCGCTGGCGGACGCCGAGGCGATCAAAGCCTGGGAAGCCCGCATCAATCACGACGTCAAGGCGATCGAATACTGGCTACGGGAGAAACTCGCTCTCGACCCCGAGACGGCGCGCGTCGCGCGATTCGTCCATTTCGCATGCACGTCCGAAGATATCAACAATCTGTGCCATGCGCTGATGCTGCGCGATTCACGTGCCCGAGTCGCGCTCCCACTGATGGACCGGTTGATCGACGCATTGTCCGCGCTTGCCGACAGCACCGCCGACATGCCGATGCTCTCGAGGACGCATGGACAGCCGGCGACGCCCACGACGCTGGGAAAGGAACTGGCGAACTTCGCGTACCGCCTTGGCCGTCAGCGGCGACGCCTCGCGGCGATTCGCCTTTCCGCCAAGATCAACGGGGCAGTCGGCAACTACAACGCCCATCTGGCAGCCTATCCGGATTTCGACTGGGAGTCATTTGCCCGGGCTTTCGTCGAGCAGTTGGATCTGGAATTCAATCCCTACACGACACAGATCGAACCGCACGACGTGATCGCCGAGCTGTTCGACGCGTACGCGGCCTTCAACGTCGTCCTCCTCGATTTGGACCGAGACATCTGGGGCTATATCTCCCTCGGCTACTTTCGCCAGCACACCACGGAGGGTGAAGTCGGCTCTTCGACCATGCCCCACAAGGTCAACCCCATCGATTTCGAGAATTCCGAAGGCAACCTCGGTATCGCGAACGCCCTGTTGCGGCACCTGAGCGAGAAACTGCCGATCTCCCGCTGGCAGCGCGACCTCACCGATTCCACGGCGCTGCGTAACATGGGCGTCGCATTGGGGCACAGCATCCTGGCCTACGACTCCTGTTTGCGGGGTCTGGGCAAGTTGCAGCCCGACCCAGCCCGGCTTGCCGAAGATCTCGATGTGAACTGGGAAGTCCTGGCCGAAGCCATCCAGACCGTGATGAAGCGCTACGGCGTCGAGGACGCTTACGAACAGCTCAAGGCGCTGACACGGGGCCGGAGCGGAATGACGCGCGAAGCGTTGCACGAGTTCCTCCGAGCACTGTCCATTCCGCCTGCCGAAAAGCAAAGGCTGCTCCGGCTCGCGCCGAGCGCCTATACCGGGCTTGCCAGCGCACTCGCGCGCCGCCTCGCGCGCAGCCGATTCTAG